The Nitrobacter hamburgensis X14 genome contains the following window.
GGAGTACGCGGAGCGCGCCACCGGGCTGGGGCGCCCTGGCAAGGGCGCGGTTATGAGCTTCGTGCGGCAACGCAAGGCGGGACCGCTATCGAAGCTTTGGAAGCGGCCGAAATGAGTGAATATGTCATCCGCTTCTTTCTCGGTGGCATAGTGGTGTCGGCATTCGCGATGGTCGGGGACATCCTGCGTCCCAAAAGCTTCGCCGGTTTGTTCAGTGCCGCCCCATCAGTGGCGCTCGCGACGCTGGGCATCGCCGTTGATCGACATGGAGCCGGCTACGCTGCCTTACAGAGCCGCGCAATGATGGCCGGCGCAATCGCGCTTGCCATCTATAGCGTCGTGGTCTGTCAGACCCTCATCCGGTCGCCCTTAACGGCAATGCCGGCCACGCTGATCTCGCTTGTCGTTTGGCTGATCGTAGCCTTCGGCCTGTTGGCGATGTTCGGAGGTGGAACGTGACTCCGGTCCGCATCTCGTTTTCATCGCTGCGCGAAGGGCGTCCTTATGAATATCTGGTCCGCTTCGCGCTCGGTGGCGCCGCGACCGTAGTTACCGGTCTCGTCAGCAGCCGTTATGGAGCATCTGTCGGCGGTTTGTTCCTGGCTCTTCCGGTTATCTTCTGCGCCAGCGCCACGCTGATTGAGAAACACGAAATTCGTCGGAAGAACGAAGAAGGCCTCGACGGTCGTCGGCGCGGACAGGAAGCGGCGGCGCTGGACGCGGCCGGCGCCGCGCTTGGCGCGCTTGGGATGTTAGCCTTCGCGCTTGTCTTCTGCATCGTGGTCAAAGCCAGCGTTTTCGTCGCCTTCGTCGCAGCGTCGATCGCCTGGCTCGTCGTCGCCATGGCGGCTTGGTACGCGCGGCGCAAGACGAAGCCGCGTTTGCGTTGAAGCCTTTAAACAGGCTTCGGTTAGCGACATCGCGCGCCAGCGGAATTCCTTGCAGGTTTTCCGTGACGTCCAGGTAAGCCTCGTCGAGCGATAGCGGTTCGATGATCGGCGTGTGCTCGGCGAAGATTTCGCGGGTCTGCTGCGAGACAGCCTTGTAGATCTCGAAGCGCGGTTTCACGAAGATGAGGTCCGGGCATTGTCGCTTCGCGGTGACCGACGGCATAGCCGACCTGACGCCGAACTTGCGGGCTTCGTAGCTTGCAGCCGCCACGACACCGTGCTCGCGGGATCCGCCGACCGCGACCGGTTTGCCACGAAGATCGGGATTGTCCCGCTGTTCGACCGACGCGTAAAAAGAATCCATATCGACGTGGATGATCTTCCGTTGGCTCGGGGGGACCGGCCTGGCTATCCTCGTCTTCGTCGGTCACGTCGCGGACTCGGCTGCATCTTCCTTGACGCCGCGGGCAACGATCCGGAGCGAGCCGTCCGGGAGTGGGCGCTGCAGCCGCAGGGCCTCGTCTGGAGGCGCGGTCAGCCGGTGCCGACCTTGCCCATATAGACCAGCTCTTTGCCTCGGCGCTTGCCGAGGTAGAGGGCTGCAACGCCGGTCGGGTCCTTTACGAACCCGATGACGGGTGCCCCGCTGCGCGGTCTTGACCTTGAGCCACCCCTCGTTGCGGTCCGAGCGGTACGTCGCGGCGGCGTTCTTCGAGACGATGCCTTCCCAGTTGAGCTTCGCGGCGTGTGCGAACATCTCTTGGCCGTCGCCGGTCAGGTGCTCGCTATAGCGCACCGGCGATTCAGGGATCGAACATCTGCGCCTTTTCATGTGCCAAGCATGTCACATGGAGTAAGTGGAAACGGATCGTAACGGTTGGCGGAATTGGCAAAAACCCTTGGTAATGCTTGGTAATCTTGAAGGACGGCGTGAATTGGCCGACAACACATGAAAAAGCCCGCCAGAGGCGGGCTAATTCACTGATATCGCTATCAAATCTTGGTTGCGGGGATAGGATTTGAACCTATGACCTTCAGGTTGTCAGCCTGACGTTCCAATGCTTCACGGTAGGAAAACGGGTGCGCGGGCTCGGCGGCGTTTTGCCGTGTGCAGTCGCAACCTGCCGCGTGCAGCCGCACGCTCCGCGCGTTGCCTTCGGAGTAACGGGGGAGTCCTACCCCTCATCTTCAGAGGACACCAACTCGGTGGCCGACGGGCGGCTGATCTCCAGAGGATCGAAATCCTTGCCTCGATGGTGGACCGCAAAAAACTCGATGCCGGCGCCCTCTAATTTGCGCTGATGCAGCCACCGCCAATATCGGATGCTTTCGTCAGGAACTATCGCAAGCACCCGCTCGCAATAAGCTGCCAACCCCGCCACTATCCCCATGAACGAGCCTAATCGGCTATCATACTCCCTGGCGTAACTATAGGGACCAAAAATCACGACAGCCGCGAGCGCATTCGGGTCATTTTCCCTTACGAAAAGGATATCGGCCGGATCGTCACTAGGCGGCTTTTCCAGCCGCTTGAAATCGGGCGTCAAATGCAGCGTCGCCCATTTGCGTACTTGGCCCTCAAGCCTATGCGCATATTGGCGGCCACGGGCGTACCCAGCGTTTTTTGCGCGCGCGTTCTTTTCCGCCTCACGCAATTGCTCGACGGACCATCGCCCACCCACGATCACGCGCGCGGCCTTCAAAGCCTTGAGCGCGTCGTATCGATGCCACCTAGCAACCAATTCAGCCGCCGCGACCGGCACCGTACGCAGACGTCTGACATAGTCGACGTATTCATCGGAGGTGTCGTCTTCGATGCGCTCGATATTCTCCAGAGCGGAGATCCAATTCCGAATGGTTCGCTCCTTGGCATTAGGCAGGCCTCGACTGGGCCAGTTAATCGAAACACGCCGAAATGCCGTCACAAGGTCCTTGTTCGGACTGTGCCGCATCTCCTCGCGCACGTTTTCGGCCACTTCAGCCCAAGCGGTAACCCCTGGGCGCCCAGCTCCCTGACCACGTGGCGCCCCCCTTCTGCTCAAGCGTCTTTTTTCCAAAGCGGCACCTTACCGGTAAGTGAATACCGTAATCTCATCCGACCCGGCCTGAATCGGGCCGATAGTAGCTGAATATTCGGTCCCCTGCTGGATAGCCTCGACCGTCCGCTTGTAATATACGGGTGTCTGCCGTATATAGCCTTTACGAAAGGACCAATTACGTCAATGAACGGCGACACTACAAACTGGCTCAGCAGGACGCGCCACGTCGATATTCCCGCGGAGAACCTCGCGGCCGTCCTTGACAACGAGGCGCTCAGCTTCGTTTTCGGTGAGCAGACCGAAGTTTGCTATTTGGCGTTGGGCCAGGGCCCGGCGGCGATGGCTGGGCATATTTTGCGGCAACGCCAATCTCCGCCGTGGGATCGCCGTTGGATCTGCGATCCCACCAAGCTGGATTCGGTCAAGATCATCGTGTTCGACTACCGGAGGTCGCTCAATGCAGCGATCTCGACGTACTCGGAACTTGGCCAACCGTGCGTCGAAGTCGTCGAGGACGACCTGCCGTTCCTGCTTGGCGACATCAATGAGATCGTCATCGGCCAGGAGAACCCGAACCTGCTGGACTACATCGGCTGGCGGCTCGGCCGCGTTCATCACGCGATGCGACATCTGCGCCACGACGAGATCATGCAGTTGTTGAAGGCCCCGCCGTCTGCCCGCCATGCCTGCTGGCTGCTCAACCATCGCGACCGGCTTTACGGTCGGCCGACATGGATCGAGATCGAGGCGTTGCCGTGGTCGGTGCGTATCGCCGAGTGGGATGTCATCCCCTGCAAAGCGGTTCACCCCGACGGCAACGCGATCCTCTTCGACGGCAAGTGGACCTGGTTGCCGCTCTCCGACTTCGACGATCGCTACTGCAAGTACGTGCAGCGCACCGACATGAATGTGTTGAGCAGCTGGAGCGCGCGGGCTCTCGACCACGACGGCGCGAACGAGGACGACGACGTCCTGAGCTGCACGTTCGACGAGGCCGACTTCGAGGCCGGTGAATAGGCCTCATAATGGAACCCGTGCTCCCCGCATTCCTGACGATTGACGACGTCGCAAGCTTGCTGCGGGTCTCTCGGGAAACCGTTCGCCGCATGGCCCGTCGCGGTGAGCTCCCGTTCGTCCGCGGTCTGCGCGTTTTCCGATTTCCCCGCGAGGCCGTGCTGTCGTTGCTGTACTCGAACGAGCCGCCGGGGGCGCCGCGCTAATGGTCAAATCCCCCCGAACCCGTCGCCGTGGTCATCGTTTCGAACGTCTTCCGAAGGCCTACGGATTCTACTGGCTCGTTCGGGATCGGCTCGCCGCCATTTATTACGTTAGCTGGTTCGACGAGGAAGCGCGTCAGACCCGGCGGCGGACGTTGCATACGACCTCCGGTGTTGATGCGGAAAAGATCGCCGAACAGCTCGAAAAGCACGGCATCATCGGCGACCCCAAAGCGTTTCTCGACAAGAAGCCGATGACGCTGACGGGAGAGGTTCTCGACTATTACAAGAAGGAACGCGTGCCGAAGATCAGGAGCGGCGAAGCCGCCACCAGCGCGATCGAGAACTATGTGCGCCCCCGACTCGGCAATATCCCGGTCGCCGTGTTGCGCAAGCGCGATATCCGCAGCTTTCAGGACGAATTGCTCCGGGAAGGCCACGCGCTCAGCTACGTCAGTCGGATCGGGTCCGTGTTGAGAGCCGCCCTCAACCTTGCGGTCGAAGACGAGGAGATACCAGCCGCGCCCAACGTGCCCGAGATCCGTGGCGACGCCGAGATGGAAGCTGAAGAGCTTCGTGGGCGCGAGCTCACGATCCTGGAGGTCGCCAAGCTCTTCGATGCGATCTCCGATGTCCACATGCTCGACTACAACATCGCCGAGATCAACACCGCCGCGCGGCCCGAAGCCGTTCTCGAACTCGTCGCCGAGCAGATAGATTGGCAGCACAACCTGTTCGAGATGAATCCGGCCGGCCGCATCCAGACCAAGAAGTTTCGGCCGATCATGCGCATCTCGGCGACATGGGCGCCCTGGCTCGATACCGTCACGAGCGGCCCGATCGTCACCTACCGAGGCGAGGCGGTGAAGTCGATCAAGACGGCGATGCGCAACCTGGTCAGCAAGGCCAAGCTCCAGAGGCGGGTGAACTCGACCTCGATCCGGCACACGCTGGGCCGCTACATGGAGAACGTGGCGAAGGTGCCTGGACGCGAGATCTCGATCTTCCTGGGCCATGTCCCGGTCGCGAAGAAGAAGTCGACCCGGCGCTATTCCGGCATCGACCCCTACGCCCCGGAGTACATGAGCGAGGCGATCGCCGCGGTCGAGGCCTTCGTGCGCGAGGTCAACAAGCACACCAAAAAGTGGGATCTGGTGAAGCCCTACGCCATCAAGCCGGGCTGGAAGGGGCGGAAATAATGGTCGTCGGTCCCCACCCCCAACATGGCGACATGGCTGCGTCCCGCGGCGGCGAGACGGTGCGTGCATTTTGCGTGCAAATGGGGCAGAAGAGCGCGGTCTGGAGCTTCCGCGAGGCCGCGCAAGCCATTGAAATAATGGTCGGAGTGGCAGGATTCGAACCTGCGACCCCTGCGTCCCGAACGCAGTGCTCTACCGGGCTGAGCCACACTCCGACAAGACGCGGCTTATAACCCTGGGTTTCGCGCACCGCAAGAAGCCTGAATCGAGAACCGAATCCCATGACTGTGGACCTGACAACGCAGATTCGACCGGCCGGCGAGGCCGCGACGGCGACAGCCGTGCGGACCCTTCGAGACGGCGGGCTGGTCGCGTTCCCGACCGAGACGGTCTACGGACTCGGCGCCGACGCGGCCAATGCGGAAGCCGTCGCGCGGCTCTACCGGGCCAAGGGCAGGCCCGCATTCAATCCGCTGATCGCCCATGTCGGCGATCTCGCGGCCGCGCAACGGATCGCCCGGTTCGATGCAACGGCCCTCGCGCTCGCCAGCGCGTTCTGGCCGGGCCCGCTGACGCTGGTGCTGCCGAAGGCCCCACGCTGCCCGGTGGCCGATCTTGCCACCGCGGGCCTCGACACCATCGCGCTGCGGGTTCCCGCCCATCCGGTAGCGCGCGATATCCTGCGCGGATTCGGCGGCGCGGTCGTCGCGCCGTCCGCCAACCTGTCCGGCCATGTCTCACCGACGACGGCGGCGCATGTGCAAAGCGATCTCGCGGGGCGGATCGACCTCATCGTCGATGGCGGACCGGTCGAGGTCGGCGTCGAATCCACCATCGTCGGCTGTTTCGAGTCCCCGACGTTGCTGCGTCCCGGCGGAATTCCGCGCGCCGACATCGAGCGCGTGCTCGGCAGCGCGCTGGCGCCGCACTATCCCGGCGCGGCCGATGGACAACCGCTGGCGTCGGGGATGCTTGCCTCGCACTACGCGCCGCGCGCCAGGGTGCGGCTCAATGCCGCGAGCCTTACGCGCGGCGAGGCGCTGCTGGCCTTCGGCCCAGTCGATCTGGCGGGCATCGACACCGCGGCCGCCGTGATGAATCTGTCCGAGCGCGGCGATCTCAAGGAGGCCGCGGCCAATCTTTTCGGCTATCTTCGCGCCCTCGACGCCAGCGGCGCGCGGACCATCGCGGTGATGCCGGTTCCCGACGACGGACTCGGGGAAGCCATCAACGACCGGCTGCGCCGCGCCGCCGCGACGCAAGGCTGATCGGCATATCGTCCAAAGCCATCGGACAACGGACGCTCCATGACTATCGCTTCATGACTATCGCTCCGCCAAAAACCGCGCTGCCGCCGCTGTCGCCCGATCTGATCGCGCGCTTTGCGGCCATCGTCGGCGACAAATACGCGGTGACCGACGCCAGCGAGCTGGCGCAATACCTCACCGAGGAGCGCAACCTGTTCCATGGCCGCTCCCCGCTGGTGCTGCGCCCCGCATCGACCGCGGAGGTGTCCGCGATCTGCAAGCTCGCGACCGAACACCGGATCGCGCTGGTGCCGCAGGGCGGCAACACCGGTCTCGTCGGCGGACAGACGCCGCACAACGGCGAGGTGGTGATCTCGATGCGGCGGATGGACAAAATCCGCGAGATCGATACCGCATCGAACACCATGACGGTCGAGGCCGGCGCGGTGCTACAGACCGTCCAGCGCCGCGCCAGCGAGGTCGATCGCTTGTTTCCCCTGTCGCTCGCCGCCGAGGGAAGCTGCACCATCGGCGGCAATCTCTCGACCAATGCCGGCGGCACCGGTGCGCTGACGTTCGGCGTGGCGCGCGACCTGGCGCTCGGTCTCGAAGTGGTGTTGGCCGACGGCCGCATCCTCAGCGGCCTGTCGAAGCTGAAAAAGGACAATACCGGCTACGACCTGCGCAACCTGTTCGTCGGCGCCGAGGGCACGCTCGGCATCATCACCGCTGCGGTGCTGAAACTGTTTCCAAGACCGCGCGCGGTGGAAACCGCCTTTGTCGGCCTGACATCGCCGGCCGATGCCCTGAAACTGCTGGCTGTTTCTCAGGCCGAAGCCGCAGGCAGCCTGACCAGCTTCGAGCTGCTCGCCGAGATCTGCGTCGACATCTGCGTCAAGCATGGCTCCGACATCCGCGATCCCCTGCAAAACCGCCATCCCTGGTACGTGCTGATGGAAATCTCGTCGTCGCGCGACGATGCCCGCGCCATGCTGGAGGCCATTCTCGGGCGCGGCATGGCGGACGGCATCGTCGAGGATGCGGCGATCGCGGCCAGTCTTCAACAGCGCGCGGCGTTCTGGAAACTGCGCGAGACGATCCCGCCGGCGCAGAAGCGGGAGGGCGGCTCGATCAAGCACGACATCTCGGTGCCGGTCGCCGCCGTGCCCGCCTTCCTCGCCGAGGCCGATGCCGCTGTCGCGAAGCTCGTTCCGGGCGCGCGTCCGGTCCCGTTCGGCCACCTCGGCGACGGCAACATCCACTACAACATCAGCCAGCCCGTGAGCAGGATGACGGCGCAGGAATTTCTCGATCGATGGCACGAGGTCAATGCCGTCGTCTTCGCCATCGTGCTGCGGATGGGCGGCTCGATTTCCGCCGAGCACGGTATCGGCGTGCTGAAGCGCGATGACCTGCCCGACGTCAAGGACAGGACGGCGATCGAATTGATGCGAGGCATCAAGGCGCTGCTCGATCCTCTCGGCATCATGAATCCGGGCAAGGTGCTGTGACCCCGTTTGCCGGCGCTGTGTTCGCGACATGGCTCGACAACTGCGAGCCGACGCA
Protein-coding sequences here:
- a CDS encoding DUF3147 family protein, yielding MSEYVIRFFLGGIVVSAFAMVGDILRPKSFAGLFSAAPSVALATLGIAVDRHGAGYAALQSRAMMAGAIALAIYSVVVCQTLIRSPLTAMPATLISLVVWLIVAFGLLAMFGGGT
- a CDS encoding DUF3147 family protein, with protein sequence MTPVRISFSSLREGRPYEYLVRFALGGAATVVTGLVSSRYGASVGGLFLALPVIFCASATLIEKHEIRRKNEEGLDGRRRGQEAAALDAAGAALGALGMLAFALVFCIVVKASVFVAFVAASIAWLVVAMAAWYARRKTKPRLR
- a CDS encoding helix-turn-helix domain-containing protein, yielding MEPVLPAFLTIDDVASLLRVSRETVRRMARRGELPFVRGLRVFRFPREAVLSLLYSNEPPGAPR
- a CDS encoding phage-related integrase, giving the protein MVKSPRTRRRGHRFERLPKAYGFYWLVRDRLAAIYYVSWFDEEARQTRRRTLHTTSGVDAEKIAEQLEKHGIIGDPKAFLDKKPMTLTGEVLDYYKKERVPKIRSGEAATSAIENYVRPRLGNIPVAVLRKRDIRSFQDELLREGHALSYVSRIGSVLRAALNLAVEDEEIPAAPNVPEIRGDAEMEAEELRGRELTILEVAKLFDAISDVHMLDYNIAEINTAARPEAVLELVAEQIDWQHNLFEMNPAGRIQTKKFRPIMRISATWAPWLDTVTSGPIVTYRGEAVKSIKTAMRNLVSKAKLQRRVNSTSIRHTLGRYMENVAKVPGREISIFLGHVPVAKKKSTRRYSGIDPYAPEYMSEAIAAVEAFVREVNKHTKKWDLVKPYAIKPGWKGRK
- a CDS encoding L-threonylcarbamoyladenylate synthase; amino-acid sequence: MTVDLTTQIRPAGEAATATAVRTLRDGGLVAFPTETVYGLGADAANAEAVARLYRAKGRPAFNPLIAHVGDLAAAQRIARFDATALALASAFWPGPLTLVLPKAPRCPVADLATAGLDTIALRVPAHPVARDILRGFGGAVVAPSANLSGHVSPTTAAHVQSDLAGRIDLIVDGGPVEVGVESTIVGCFESPTLLRPGGIPRADIERVLGSALAPHYPGAADGQPLASGMLASHYAPRARVRLNAASLTRGEALLAFGPVDLAGIDTAAAVMNLSERGDLKEAAANLFGYLRALDASGARTIAVMPVPDDGLGEAINDRLRRAAATQG
- a CDS encoding FAD-binding oxidoreductase encodes the protein MTIAPPKTALPPLSPDLIARFAAIVGDKYAVTDASELAQYLTEERNLFHGRSPLVLRPASTAEVSAICKLATEHRIALVPQGGNTGLVGGQTPHNGEVVISMRRMDKIREIDTASNTMTVEAGAVLQTVQRRASEVDRLFPLSLAAEGSCTIGGNLSTNAGGTGALTFGVARDLALGLEVVLADGRILSGLSKLKKDNTGYDLRNLFVGAEGTLGIITAAVLKLFPRPRAVETAFVGLTSPADALKLLAVSQAEAAGSLTSFELLAEICVDICVKHGSDIRDPLQNRHPWYVLMEISSSRDDARAMLEAILGRGMADGIVEDAAIAASLQQRAAFWKLRETIPPAQKREGGSIKHDISVPVAAVPAFLAEADAAVAKLVPGARPVPFGHLGDGNIHYNISQPVSRMTAQEFLDRWHEVNAVVFAIVLRMGGSISAEHGIGVLKRDDLPDVKDRTAIELMRGIKALLDPLGIMNPGKVL